The DNA window CTCATTCTCCGCCGTCAGGGCCAGGACCCGCTCTGTCCCGACATACCCGTACTTGCGAATCAGCCGGTCAATCTGAGCATCCTCCCCAAATTCCACAAGCCCCGGCGCCAGAACAATCAGCTCCCCGCCGTCGGCCATCGCCATTCGTGTCCGGTAAATGCTCTTGTTGCCCAGCCAGGTACTCTTGTATTCCTCCGGGTCCAGATAGACAACCGCTTTCTTCAGCGGCCGCTCGAGCATTGTAAAATTGACCTGCAGAGCCAGCCGGGCCGCCTGCAGGAAGCACTCCGTATCATCCCCAATAAAGAGTCCCCGCACTTTCGGTCGGCCGCCTCCTCCGTCCACCACCGTCAGCACATATACAATCGGCAGGTCCTTAAGAAAATGCTCCGAAGCATAATTCAGAACCCGCCGAACCGGCGTATCCGCACGGCCCATCATCCGCTCCATTCCATAAACCGCCCCGAGGAAATGACTTTTGTTGATGCCCTCCGAGCCGCCGGTGCCGACCAAAATATTCTTATTGTAATTGGCCATCCCCGTGACTTCGTGAGGCACCACCTGGCCAATTGAAAGAATCAGGTCATATCCGCCCTCCGGCAGCAGTCGGTCCACCTGGGCCGGCCAGTCGTAATCGACCTTTCCTTCGCTCACCTGACGAATGAACGATGCCGGCACCTTGCCCATCGTCACAATCCCGTTTCGCCAGTCGTGAACCCGGAACATCGACAGGGGCATCCCCGGATACATCTTTCGGATTTCCTCCGGCGTCATCGGCCGATGTGTCCCGATAGCCGGCAGCACATCCGTCAAAGACGCCCCATAATAATCCCAGGCCATTTGGGTCAGAAGACCCGCCTGCGAATGCAGACGGGTGATATCCGGCGGCACCGCCAGCACTTTTCGCCGGGGGCCCAACTGCTCCAAAGCCGCCAAAAGTCCCTCCCGCAACTGTTCAGGCGTCAATTCTTCCTGCGGATTGCCGCGAGCATAATAGAGCATATTTCACCCAATCATTAAACGCCGCTGAATGCATTAAAGCCGCCGTCAATCGGCACCACCACACCGGTCACAAAACGGGAGGCGTCGCTGATCAGCCAGCGGACGGTCCCGCACAGTTCCTCCGGACTGCCGAACCGTCCCATCGGGGTATGAGCAATAATCGTCTGTCCCCGCGGCGTCAGGGCCCCGGTCTTCTCATCCGTCAGCAAATACCGGTTCTGCTGCGTCAGGAAAAAGCCCGGCGCAATCGCATTCACGCGAATTTCCGGCGAGTAATTCTGGCACATATGCACCGCCAGCCATTCGGTAAAATTGCTCACCGCCGCCTTGGCCGCCGAGTAGCCCACCACTTTTGTCAGCGGACTAAATGCGCTCATGCTCGAAATATTCAGAATGACCCCCCTCTTTTCCTGAGCAAAATACCGCCCAAAAACCTGAGACGGCAGAAATGTCCCCATAAAATTCAACTCGAATACGGAGCGAAGCGCCTCCTCCGGCAGGTCAAAAAACGGCATCTGTTCCGAGGTAGTGGCTTCCTTTTTGTTGCCGCCGGCCCCGTTAATCAGCACATCCACCC is part of the Anaerohalosphaeraceae bacterium genome and encodes:
- a CDS encoding lactate racemase domain-containing protein, whose amino-acid sequence is MLYYARGNPQEELTPEQLREGLLAALEQLGPRRKVLAVPPDITRLHSQAGLLTQMAWDYYGASLTDVLPAIGTHRPMTPEEIRKMYPGMPLSMFRVHDWRNGIVTMGKVPASFIRQVSEGKVDYDWPAQVDRLLPEGGYDLILSIGQVVPHEVTGMANYNKNILVGTGGSEGINKSHFLGAVYGMERMMGRADTPVRRVLNYASEHFLKDLPIVYVLTVVDGGGGRPKVRGLFIGDDTECFLQAARLALQVNFTMLERPLKKAVVYLDPEEYKSTWLGNKSIYRTRMAMADGGELIVLAPGLVEFGEDAQIDRLIRKYGYVGTERVLALTAENEDLQANLSAAAHLIHGSSEGRFLVRYCPGKLSRKEIESVGFAWGDLNEMMKKYKPAERTDGFHSIDGEEVFFISNPGLGLWAYRERFQ
- a CDS encoding SDR family oxidoreductase, with amino-acid sequence MADWFDVKGKCVVITGGAGILCGAIAEDLASAGAKVCIADYDEFRAKELAQKIESQGHFAMPLRINVLDKKEIQEAFSCAKETMGRVDVLINGAGGNKKEATTSEQMPFFDLPEEALRSVFELNFMGTFLPSQVFGRYFAQEKRGVILNISSMSAFSPLTKVVGYSAAKAAVSNFTEWLAVHMCQNYSPEIRVNAIAPGFFLTQQNRYLLTDEKTGALTPRGQTIIAHTPMGRFGSPEELCGTVRWLISDASRFVTGVVVPIDGGFNAFSGV